In Bradyrhizobium erythrophlei, a single genomic region encodes these proteins:
- a CDS encoding Bug family tripartite tricarboxylate transporter substrate binding protein — protein MSRSPGYDDMMIFCRNIAIIACLGLALSTSADAQEDPSKYPTRAIHIVVGFTPGGGNDLIARIVGQKLSESLGQAVVIDNKPGGGAIVATEYVAKSAPDGYTLLIGASGAMAINPAVYARLGYDPVKDFIPITELGSFPLILIVNATSPIKSVADLITFAKAHPKEANYSSSSAAFQLVTELFKQKTGAPMQEIPYKGANDSVMAVISGQVTATIADAGPVSGQVKGGQVRALAVTSPTRAADLPDVPTMKEAGTDVDAVLWSGIFAPRQTPPAIVKKLEAELTRIIREPDVAARLKPLGIQPVGNSSEEFARILAADIARWTEVARAGNIKIEQ, from the coding sequence ATGTCCAGATCACCCGGTTATGACGACATGATGATTTTTTGTCGGAACATCGCGATCATTGCCTGCCTCGGACTAGCGCTTTCAACTTCTGCAGACGCGCAGGAAGACCCATCAAAATATCCAACACGGGCGATTCATATCGTCGTCGGCTTCACGCCGGGCGGCGGCAACGACCTGATCGCGCGCATCGTTGGACAGAAGCTGTCGGAAAGCCTGGGTCAGGCCGTCGTCATCGATAACAAGCCGGGCGGCGGCGCGATCGTTGCCACCGAATATGTCGCGAAGTCGGCACCGGACGGCTATACGCTGCTGATCGGTGCCAGCGGCGCGATGGCGATCAATCCCGCGGTTTATGCCAGGCTGGGCTACGATCCGGTGAAGGATTTCATTCCGATCACCGAACTCGGCTCGTTCCCGCTGATCCTGATCGTCAATGCGACGTCGCCGATCAAGTCCGTGGCTGATCTGATCACTTTTGCCAAGGCGCATCCGAAGGAGGCGAATTATTCGTCATCCTCCGCCGCGTTTCAGCTGGTCACCGAATTGTTCAAGCAGAAGACCGGCGCGCCGATGCAGGAGATCCCCTACAAGGGCGCCAACGACTCGGTGATGGCGGTGATTTCCGGCCAGGTGACCGCGACGATTGCCGACGCCGGCCCCGTGTCGGGCCAGGTCAAGGGCGGCCAGGTGCGCGCGCTTGCGGTGACCTCGCCGACCCGCGCGGCAGACCTGCCCGACGTGCCGACCATGAAGGAAGCCGGCACCGACGTCGATGCGGTGTTGTGGAGCGGCATTTTCGCACCGAGGCAGACGCCGCCTGCGATCGTGAAGAAGTTGGAGGCCGAACTGACGCGGATCATCAGGGAGCCCGACGTCGCGGCCCGGCTGAAGCCGCTCGGCATTCAGCCGGTCGGCAACTCCTCGGAAGAATTTGCGCGAATCCTGGCCGCCGACATCGCGCGATGGACCGAAGTCGCACGCGCCGGAAATATCAAGATCGAACAGTGA